In Proteus vulgaris, one DNA window encodes the following:
- the adhE gene encoding bifunctional acetaldehyde-CoA/alcohol dehydrogenase: MSVTNVTELNDLVARVKKAQREFANFSQEQVDAIFRAAALAAADARIPLAKLAVKESGMGIVEDKVIKNHFASEYIYNAYKDEKTCGILSEDLTYGTMTIAEPIGIICGIVPTTNPTSTAIFKALISLKTRNGIIFSPHPRAKEATNRAAEIVLNAAIAAGAPKDIIGWIDEPSVALSNALMHHEDINLILATGGPGMVKAAYSSGKPAIGVGAGNTPVVIDDSADIKRAVASILMSKTFDNGVICASEQSVIVVDSIYKQVRERFSTHGGYMLTGKELKAVQDIILKDGNLNAAIVGQPATKIAEMAGIEVPVNTKILIGEVKETTEAEPFAHEKLSPLLAMYHAQTFEDAVHKAEKLVEMGGIGHTSCLYTDQDNCPEHVAYFGDKMKTSRILINTPASQGGIGDLYNFKLAPSLTLGCGSWGGNSISENVGPKHLINTKTVAKRAENMLWHKLPKSIYFRRGCLPIALEEIATDGKKRAFIVTDGFLFNNGYVDEVTRVLKKFGVETEVFFEVEADPTLSVVRKGAEQMHSFKPDVIIALGGGSPMDAAKIMWVMYEHPETHFEELALRFMDIRKRIYKFPKMGVKAQMVAITTTSGTGSEVTPFAVVTDDETGQKYPLADYALTPDMAIVDANLVMNMPKSLCAFGGLDAVTHALEAYVSVLANEYSDGQALQALKLLKEYLPASYHEGAKNPVARERVHNAATIAGIAFANAFLGVCHSMAHKLGSEFHIPHGLANALLISNVIRYNANDNPTKQTAFSQYDRPQARRRYAEIADHLELSAPGDRTAAKIEKLLAWLEEMKSSLGIPSSIREAGVQESDFLARIDKLSEDAFDDQCTGANPRYPLISELKQLLLDSYYGREFNEHPVVEVKEESKPAKKSSKK, from the coding sequence ATGTCTGTAACTAACGTTACTGAACTCAATGATTTGGTTGCTCGTGTAAAAAAAGCTCAACGTGAATTTGCTAACTTCTCTCAAGAACAAGTTGATGCAATTTTCCGTGCTGCTGCATTAGCTGCCGCTGACGCCCGTATTCCTCTGGCAAAATTGGCTGTGAAAGAATCTGGCATGGGTATCGTTGAAGATAAAGTGATTAAAAACCACTTTGCTTCCGAATATATCTACAATGCATATAAAGATGAAAAAACCTGCGGGATCTTATCTGAAGATCTGACTTACGGCACAATGACTATCGCTGAACCTATTGGTATCATTTGCGGTATCGTACCGACCACTAACCCAACATCTACTGCGATTTTTAAAGCATTAATTAGCTTAAAAACACGTAACGGTATTATTTTCTCGCCACACCCACGCGCTAAAGAAGCAACAAATCGCGCCGCAGAAATCGTTTTAAATGCAGCTATCGCTGCAGGTGCGCCAAAAGACATAATTGGTTGGATTGATGAGCCATCAGTCGCTCTCTCTAACGCATTAATGCACCATGAAGATATCAACCTGATCTTAGCAACAGGTGGTCCAGGCATGGTTAAAGCAGCATATAGTTCAGGTAAACCTGCTATCGGTGTTGGTGCGGGTAATACTCCGGTTGTTATTGATGATTCAGCAGATATCAAACGTGCTGTAGCATCAATCTTAATGTCTAAAACCTTCGATAACGGCGTAATTTGTGCGTCAGAACAATCTGTAATCGTTGTTGATAGCATCTATAAACAAGTTCGTGAGCGTTTCTCAACTCACGGCGGTTATATGCTAACAGGTAAAGAATTAAAGGCTGTTCAAGATATCATCTTAAAAGACGGTAACTTAAATGCGGCTATCGTAGGTCAGCCAGCAACAAAAATCGCTGAAATGGCCGGCATTGAAGTACCTGTAAACACCAAAATTTTAATTGGTGAAGTAAAAGAAACAACCGAAGCAGAACCATTTGCTCACGAGAAATTATCTCCATTATTAGCAATGTACCACGCTCAAACTTTTGAAGATGCGGTACATAAAGCAGAAAAATTAGTTGAAATGGGCGGTATCGGTCATACATCTTGCTTATATACAGACCAAGATAATTGTCCTGAACATGTTGCCTATTTCGGCGATAAAATGAAAACATCTCGTATCTTAATCAATACTCCAGCATCTCAAGGTGGTATTGGTGACTTATACAACTTTAAGCTTGCTCCTTCTCTAACCTTAGGTTGTGGTTCATGGGGTGGTAACTCCATTTCAGAAAACGTAGGGCCAAAACACCTTATCAACACTAAAACCGTGGCGAAAAGAGCAGAAAATATGTTGTGGCATAAGCTTCCTAAATCTATTTACTTCCGCCGTGGTTGTTTGCCTATCGCACTGGAAGAAATTGCGACTGATGGTAAAAAACGTGCCTTTATCGTAACCGACGGTTTCTTATTCAATAACGGTTATGTCGATGAAGTTACTCGTGTACTGAAAAAATTTGGTGTTGAAACAGAAGTCTTCTTTGAAGTTGAAGCCGATCCAACATTGAGTGTTGTGCGCAAAGGCGCAGAACAGATGCACAGCTTTAAACCTGACGTGATCATCGCATTAGGTGGTGGTTCACCAATGGATGCTGCAAAAATCATGTGGGTTATGTATGAGCACCCAGAAACTCACTTCGAAGAATTAGCACTACGCTTTATGGATATCCGTAAACGTATTTACAAATTCCCGAAAATGGGTGTGAAAGCACAAATGGTTGCTATCACTACAACATCAGGTACTGGCTCTGAAGTAACACCTTTTGCGGTAGTTACTGATGACGAAACAGGTCAGAAATACCCATTAGCAGACTATGCATTAACACCAGATATGGCTATTGTTGATGCAAACCTTGTTATGAATATGCCTAAATCACTGTGTGCATTTGGTGGTTTAGACGCAGTGACTCACGCATTAGAAGCTTATGTTTCTGTATTAGCTAACGAATATTCTGACGGACAAGCACTACAAGCATTGAAATTACTGAAAGAATATCTGCCAGCAAGTTATCATGAAGGGGCTAAAAACCCAGTTGCTCGTGAACGTGTTCATAATGCGGCAACTATTGCTGGTATTGCTTTTGCTAACGCATTCTTGGGTGTTTGTCACTCAATGGCGCATAAATTAGGCTCTGAGTTCCATATTCCTCATGGTTTAGCTAATGCGTTATTAATTTCAAACGTTATTCGTTATAACGCAAATGATAACCCAACAAAACAGACGGCATTTAGCCAATACGACCGCCCTCAAGCTCGCCGTCGCTATGCAGAAATTGCTGACCACTTAGAACTTTCAGCACCGGGTGATCGTACTGCTGCTAAGATTGAAAAATTATTAGCATGGTTAGAAGAAATGAAATCTTCATTAGGTATTCCATCTTCTATTCGTGAAGCCGGCGTCCAAGAAAGTGATTTCTTAGCAAGAATTGATAAGTTATCTGAAGATGCGTTTGATGATCAGTGTACTGGTGCTAACCCACGTTACCCACTGATCTCTGAACTGAAACAACTATTATTAGATTCTTACTACGGTCGTGAATTTAATGAACATCCTGTTGTGGAAGTAAAAGAAGAATCAAAACCAGCTAAAAAAAGCAGTAAAAAATAA
- a CDS encoding thymidine kinase has product MAQLYFYYSAMNAGKSTSLLQSSYNYNERGMRTLIFTAAIDTRFAKGKISSRIGLSADALLFSDDMNIRDVIVAEHNKQPIHCVLIDECQFLSKAHVEQLCEITDTYDIPVLTYGLRTDFRGELFTGSAYLLAWADKLVELKTVCYCGRKANKVLRLDDKGNVLSDGAQVEIGGNEKYVSVCRKHYTQATLKGSIEQE; this is encoded by the coding sequence ATGGCTCAGCTTTACTTTTATTATTCAGCTATGAATGCTGGAAAATCAACATCGTTATTGCAATCCTCTTATAACTATAATGAGCGAGGAATGCGTACATTGATTTTCACAGCGGCTATTGATACACGCTTTGCAAAGGGAAAAATTAGTTCAAGAATCGGTTTAAGTGCCGACGCATTGCTCTTTAGTGATGATATGAATATTCGCGATGTTATTGTTGCTGAGCATAACAAACAACCTATTCATTGCGTATTAATTGATGAATGCCAATTTTTAAGTAAGGCTCATGTAGAACAACTTTGTGAAATAACGGATACCTATGATATTCCGGTTCTTACTTATGGTTTAAGAACAGACTTTAGAGGTGAGTTATTTACAGGTAGTGCTTATTTATTAGCATGGGCAGATAAATTAGTAGAGCTTAAAACGGTGTGTTACTGCGGTAGAAAAGCAAATAAAGTATTACGCTTAGATGATAAAGGAAATGTGCTGAGCGATGGTGCTCAAGTTGAAATTGGCGGAAATGAAAAATATGTTTCAGTTTGCCGTAAGCATTATACTCAGGCAACGCTAAAAGGGAGTATCGAGCAAGAGTAA
- the hns gene encoding histone-like nucleoid-structuring protein H-NS, translated as MSESLKILNNIRTLRAQARETSLETLEEMLEKLEVVVNERREEFSLEKAAEEERVQKLQKYREMLEEAGIDPTDLLEASAVNKTGRAKRAARPAKYSYVDENGETKTWTGQGRTPAVIKRAIDEEGKSLEDFLI; from the coding sequence ATGAGCGAATCTTTAAAAATATTAAATAACATCCGTACTCTCCGCGCACAAGCAAGAGAAACTTCTTTAGAAACTTTAGAAGAAATGCTGGAAAAGCTCGAAGTTGTCGTTAATGAGCGTCGTGAAGAATTCTCATTAGAAAAAGCAGCTGAAGAAGAGCGTGTTCAGAAATTACAAAAATACCGTGAAATGTTAGAAGAAGCCGGTATTGACCCAACAGACTTACTTGAAGCAAGTGCTGTTAATAAAACTGGCCGTGCTAAACGTGCAGCTCGCCCAGCTAAATATTCTTACGTTGATGAAAATGGTGAAACTAAAACTTGGACAGGCCAAGGTCGTACACCAGCTGTAATCAAACGTGCAATTGACGAAGAAGGCAAATCATTAGAAGATTTCCTTATCTAA
- a CDS encoding NAD-dependent epimerase yields the protein MKILVTGAAGFIGSHLSQRLIEMGYHVVGIDNLNDYYDVRLKEARLAKLQLLEKFQFEKIDIVDSTKVAQLFVTHQFDRVIHLAAQPGVRYSIENPMAYIDANIVGHINILEGCRHNKVGHLIYSSSSSVYGLNQKQPFSTEDSVDHPVSLYAATKKANELMSHSYSHLYQLPTTGLRFFTVYGPWGRPDMALFKFTKAMLAGEPIDVYNGGNMTRDFTYVADIVESVVRLIDIVPKADESWTVEKGETSSSSAPYKIYNVGNGQPTKLMDFIKAIEKSLNIKAKLNLMPMQDGDVLSTCADCQDLSQATGFSPNTNVEYGVKQFVDWYLSYYRN from the coding sequence ATGAAAATATTAGTAACAGGTGCTGCGGGGTTTATTGGCTCTCATTTAAGTCAGCGTTTAATTGAAATGGGTTACCATGTTGTTGGAATAGATAATCTTAATGATTATTATGATGTACGCTTAAAAGAAGCTCGATTAGCTAAATTACAACTGTTAGAAAAGTTTCAATTTGAGAAAATTGATATTGTTGATTCAACAAAAGTGGCTCAATTATTTGTAACTCATCAGTTTGATCGTGTTATTCATCTAGCGGCTCAGCCGGGAGTTCGCTATTCAATTGAAAATCCAATGGCCTATATTGATGCAAATATTGTCGGTCACATTAATATATTAGAAGGATGCCGTCATAATAAAGTAGGGCATCTTATCTATTCTTCTTCAAGCTCTGTATATGGTTTAAATCAAAAGCAACCGTTCTCAACGGAAGATAGTGTTGATCATCCTGTTTCATTATATGCAGCAACTAAAAAAGCTAATGAGCTAATGTCTCATAGTTACTCGCATTTATATCAATTACCTACAACTGGATTACGATTCTTTACTGTATATGGTCCTTGGGGACGTCCAGATATGGCATTATTTAAATTCACAAAAGCAATGCTTGCTGGTGAGCCTATTGATGTTTATAACGGCGGAAATATGACACGCGATTTCACTTATGTGGCTGATATCGTAGAGTCAGTTGTTCGTTTAATTGATATTGTTCCCAAAGCGGATGAAAGCTGGACGGTAGAAAAGGGCGAGACATCATCCAGTTCTGCGCCTTATAAAATCTATAATGTAGGTAATGGGCAACCAACAAAACTGATGGATTTTATTAAGGCAATTGAAAAATCATTAAATATTAAAGCAAAACTAAATTTAATGCCGATGCAAGATGGTGATGTCCTTTCTACCTGTGCCGATTGCCAAGATTTATCTCAGGCCACCGGTTTCTCGCCAAATACAAATGTAGAATATGGTGTAAAACAGTTTGTTGATTGGTATTTAAGTTATTATAGAAACTAA
- the galU gene encoding UTP--glucose-1-phosphate uridylyltransferase GalU, producing MSSAVRKVRKAVIPVAGLGTRMLPATKAIPKEMLPVVDKPLIQYVVNECIAAGINEIVLVTHSSKNSIENHFDTSFELEAILEKRVKRQLLEEVQGICPSHVTIMQTRQGIAKGLGHAILCAKPLIGDEPFAVILPDVILDRYSADLTKVNLKEMLSHFERSGASQILVEPVPEDEVSNYGIVDCMGEHLCPGDSKPITRVVEKPKKEEAPSNLSIVGRYVLSESIWPLLAKTAPGAGDEIQLTDAIAMLIEKEAVEAYHLQGKSHDCGNKLGYMKAFVEYGIQHEEFGEDFAQWIKSLKVE from the coding sequence ATGTCATCAGCAGTGCGTAAAGTTAGAAAAGCGGTGATCCCTGTTGCTGGATTAGGAACAAGAATGTTACCTGCAACTAAGGCAATTCCGAAAGAAATGTTGCCTGTGGTTGATAAACCACTTATTCAATATGTGGTTAATGAATGTATTGCAGCGGGTATTAATGAAATTGTCCTTGTCACACATTCTTCTAAAAACTCCATTGAAAACCATTTTGATACCAGTTTTGAATTAGAAGCTATTTTAGAAAAACGAGTTAAACGCCAGTTACTAGAAGAAGTACAAGGTATTTGCCCAAGTCATGTCACTATCATGCAAACTCGTCAAGGGATCGCAAAAGGATTAGGCCATGCTATTTTATGTGCAAAACCTTTAATCGGTGATGAGCCTTTTGCGGTTATTCTGCCCGATGTCATTTTAGATAGATACAGTGCAGATTTAACTAAAGTTAACCTGAAAGAGATGCTTTCCCATTTTGAGCGCTCTGGGGCAAGCCAAATTTTAGTTGAACCCGTACCCGAAGATGAAGTCTCTAACTATGGTATTGTTGATTGCATGGGAGAACATTTATGCCCAGGTGATAGCAAACCAATTACTCGTGTTGTTGAAAAACCGAAAAAAGAAGAAGCGCCTTCGAATTTATCTATCGTGGGTCGTTATGTGTTATCTGAAAGTATTTGGCCATTATTGGCAAAAACAGCGCCAGGTGCGGGTGATGAAATTCAGTTAACAGATGCGATTGCGATGCTGATTGAAAAAGAAGCCGTTGAGGCTTATCACCTACAAGGGAAAAGCCACGATTGTGGTAATAAATTAGGGTATATGAAAGCATTCGTAGAATACGGCATACAGCACGAAGAGTTTGGTGAAGATTTCGCACAATGGATAAAATCATTGAAAGTAGAGTGA
- the rssB gene encoding two-component system response regulator RssB has product MNKALVGKKILIIDDEVVFRTMLTEYFSHEKACVYTTDNGSQALSLLDKGLLPDLILCDIRMPVMNGPTFLCRLEQRKLAIPVIAISCTDNMSEVDDMLRLGAQEIFLKPITHLDKLKQKVIEVLCPGFFESVLIEGIHLEPLWNSLRKDTHYIQSFIKQMQPQVKQVVAGYCVNYRQLNDIAKMGLLFDIAALSEDQIIFYCVDISRDDENGLLVALLLRVVFNDVLKSSEKNRSLPSMYNMLNKLNKMLNEIGVKGQFPITLGYYHTQKKNILLASAGLRAEIKTESKKFELNSGVPLGTLQLLYINQIKCEGTNWQCKIWDNTNQIKLMFSPIYKS; this is encoded by the coding sequence ATGAATAAAGCCTTAGTGGGTAAAAAAATCTTGATAATTGATGATGAGGTTGTTTTTCGCACTATGCTGACGGAATATTTCTCACATGAAAAAGCGTGTGTCTATACAACAGATAATGGTAGCCAAGCGTTATCTTTATTAGATAAGGGATTATTACCCGACCTTATTTTATGTGACATTCGTATGCCGGTTATGAATGGCCCTACGTTTTTATGTCGCCTTGAACAACGTAAACTTGCTATTCCTGTTATTGCTATTTCATGTACAGATAATATGTCTGAAGTAGATGATATGTTGCGTTTAGGGGCACAAGAAATTTTTCTTAAGCCAATAACACATCTCGATAAATTAAAACAAAAAGTTATTGAAGTATTATGCCCAGGTTTTTTTGAATCAGTATTAATAGAAGGTATACATTTAGAACCTCTTTGGAATAGCTTGCGAAAAGATACACATTATATTCAGTCGTTCATAAAACAGATGCAACCTCAGGTTAAACAAGTTGTAGCGGGATATTGTGTTAATTATCGTCAGCTAAATGATATTGCTAAAATGGGATTGTTATTTGACATTGCCGCCTTATCAGAAGATCAAATTATTTTTTATTGTGTTGATATATCACGGGACGACGAAAATGGGCTTTTGGTCGCTTTACTCTTACGAGTTGTATTTAATGATGTATTAAAATCATCAGAAAAAAATCGTTCGCTTCCAAGCATGTATAACATGTTGAATAAACTTAATAAGATGCTGAATGAAATAGGTGTAAAAGGGCAGTTTCCTATCACTTTAGGGTATTATCATACACAGAAAAAAAATATATTATTGGCATCAGCAGGATTACGAGCTGAAATAAAAACAGAGAGTAAAAAATTCGAATTGAATAGCGGTGTTCCCTTAGGTACTTTGCAACTTTTATATATTAACCAAATAAAATGTGAAGGAACAAATTGGCAATGTAAGATTTGGGATAATACAAATCAGATTAAATTAATGTTTTCCCCTATCTATAAAAGTTAA
- a CDS encoding YchJ family protein → MSNLCPCNSQLFYSDCCEPYHLEQKNAPTAEALMRSRYSAFVKHNANYLIKTWHPSCRVASLHDELTSGFPNTQWLGLNIISSQASTNKNEAYVEFSACFIERNADDKQYLHERSRFLKIDDCWFYIDGVKPKVGRNDPCPCGSGRKYKKCCENNIK, encoded by the coding sequence TTGTCGAATTTATGCCCCTGTAATAGCCAATTATTCTACTCTGATTGCTGTGAGCCTTACCATTTGGAGCAGAAAAATGCCCCAACAGCAGAAGCATTAATGCGGTCGCGTTATAGCGCGTTCGTTAAACATAATGCTAATTACTTAATAAAGACGTGGCACCCCTCTTGTCGTGTTGCATCCTTGCATGATGAATTAACTTCCGGCTTTCCAAATACACAATGGCTTGGACTCAATATTATCTCATCGCAAGCGAGCACAAATAAAAATGAGGCATACGTTGAATTCTCGGCTTGCTTTATTGAAAGAAATGCCGATGATAAACAGTACTTACATGAACGATCCCGTTTTCTAAAAATAGATGACTGTTGGTTTTATATTGACGGTGTGAAACCAAAAGTAGGACGAAACGACCCCTGCCCTTGTGGTTCAGGGCGTAAATACAAAAAATGTTGTGAAAATAACATCAAATAA
- the purU gene encoding formyltetrahydrofolate deformylase produces MQHQNTQKKILRTICPDAKGLIAKITNICYKHQLNIVQNSEFVDHRTGRFFMRTELEGIFNDETFLADLDDALPQGSQRELNTAGRRRIVVMVTKEAHCLGDLLMKSAFGDLDVEIAAVIGNHDTLKHLVEQFGIPFHLVSHEGLTRDQHDEKLITQINQYKPDYVVLAKYMRVLTPAFVQNFPNQIINIHHSFLPAFIGARPYHQAYERGVKIIGATAHYVNDNLDEGPIITQNVINVDHTFSAEDMMRAGRDVEKNVLSHALYWVLSQRVFVYGNRTIIL; encoded by the coding sequence ATGCAACACCAAAATACTCAAAAAAAAATACTCCGTACTATCTGCCCTGATGCAAAAGGTCTAATCGCAAAAATCACCAATATTTGCTACAAACATCAATTAAATATTGTTCAAAATAGTGAATTTGTTGATCATCGTACTGGTCGCTTTTTTATGCGCACTGAGCTTGAAGGCATCTTTAATGATGAAACTTTTCTTGCTGATTTAGATGATGCATTACCGCAAGGTTCTCAACGTGAATTGAATACCGCAGGTCGCCGTCGCATTGTGGTTATGGTGACAAAAGAAGCACATTGCCTTGGCGATTTGTTAATGAAGAGCGCATTCGGTGATCTAGATGTAGAAATTGCCGCTGTTATTGGTAATCATGACACGTTAAAACATTTAGTAGAACAATTTGGTATTCCTTTCCATCTTGTTAGTCATGAAGGATTAACTCGTGATCAACATGATGAAAAGTTAATTACACAAATTAATCAATACAAACCTGATTACGTTGTACTCGCAAAATACATGCGCGTATTAACACCTGCATTTGTACAAAACTTCCCGAATCAAATTATCAATATTCACCACTCCTTCTTGCCTGCCTTTATTGGTGCTCGCCCTTACCATCAGGCTTACGAACGCGGAGTCAAGATCATTGGTGCTACTGCTCACTACGTAAATGATAATTTAGATGAAGGCCCAATCATCACACAGAACGTAATTAACGTTGACCACACATTTTCTGCAGAAGATATGATGAGAGCTGGTCGTGATGTTGAAAAAAATGTACTTAGCCATGCTTTATATTGGGTACTTTCACAACGTGTCTTCGTTTATGGTAACAGAACGATTATTTTATAA
- a CDS encoding LysR family transcriptional regulator, whose product MFFSRKLEAFMAVVENGSLSKAARVMNRTTPPVAKSIKDFEAVLGKRLFKREKFGLSLTQEGLELYNDLKSLYLQEKEITKKHTSGIINNSIHVYYDWGKSQYLTQLYQAANKNYSHINIMRFSKESFDEIPDYDGNTLILSSEKIISEKFSLIHKIDNKYLGICCQREIANSVNKNIDKLLSENIWLCDPALYKTAKIKKLESEIRDGGKPVCVRMMDDLNCCLRFIQTHHSLLFTDENPLKDEYDGELCFIPLTQPTLLYNCYIYKSKYHSSVLNRFIDLIGKME is encoded by the coding sequence ATGTTTTTTTCTCGTAAATTAGAAGCCTTTATGGCCGTAGTTGAAAATGGTTCATTAAGTAAAGCTGCTCGTGTTATGAATCGAACGACACCTCCAGTCGCTAAGTCTATAAAGGACTTTGAGGCAGTATTGGGAAAGCGTCTATTTAAGCGAGAGAAGTTCGGTCTGAGCTTAACGCAAGAAGGGCTTGAGCTTTATAATGATTTAAAATCACTTTATCTTCAGGAAAAAGAGATAACAAAAAAACATACCTCAGGTATTATTAATAATAGTATTCATGTTTATTATGATTGGGGGAAAAGCCAGTATTTAACACAACTTTATCAGGCGGCTAATAAAAATTATTCTCATATAAATATAATGAGATTCTCAAAAGAAAGCTTTGATGAAATACCTGACTATGATGGAAATACATTAATATTAAGTTCAGAAAAAATTATTAGTGAAAAATTTAGTCTTATTCATAAAATAGACAATAAGTATTTGGGGATTTGTTGTCAGCGAGAGATTGCTAATAGCGTTAATAAAAATATTGATAAACTCTTAAGTGAAAATATTTGGTTATGTGATCCCGCATTATACAAAACAGCTAAAATAAAAAAATTAGAGAGTGAAATAAGAGATGGGGGGAAACCTGTTTGCGTTAGAATGATGGACGATCTTAATTGTTGTTTACGTTTTATTCAAACGCACCATTCTCTGTTATTTACAGATGAAAACCCATTGAAAGATGAGTATGACGGAGAGCTCTGTTTTATCCCTTTAACCCAGCCTACATTACTGTACAACTGTTATATTTATAAATCTAAGTATCACTCAAGTGTGTTGAATCGTTTTATTGATTTGATTGGAAAAATGGAATAA
- the xthA gene encoding exodeoxyribonuclease III produces the protein MKFVSFNINGLRARPHQLEAIIEKHQPDVIGLQETKVHDDMFPLESVGSLGYHVFYHGQKGHYGVALLTKTKPVAVRKGFPGDDDDAQRRMIMADIETPAGLLTVMNGYFPQGESRDHETKFPAKEKFYADLQNYLATSLKPTSPVLIMGDLNISPTDKDIGIGENNMKRWLKTGKCSFLPEEREWLATLMGWGLTDTFRQQHPQIDDKFSWFDYRSKGFDDNRGLRIDLLLASRCLADNCISTGIDYDIRGMEKPSDHAPVWAEFKI, from the coding sequence ATGAAATTTGTCTCTTTCAATATTAATGGTTTACGTGCTCGCCCTCACCAACTTGAAGCCATCATAGAAAAACACCAACCTGATGTTATCGGACTTCAAGAAACGAAAGTTCATGATGATATGTTCCCATTAGAAAGTGTGGGATCTTTGGGCTACCATGTTTTTTATCATGGCCAAAAAGGACATTATGGCGTTGCCTTATTAACAAAAACAAAACCTGTTGCAGTACGTAAAGGCTTTCCAGGTGATGATGATGATGCTCAACGCCGGATGATCATGGCTGATATTGAAACACCAGCAGGATTACTCACTGTAATGAATGGATACTTTCCTCAAGGTGAAAGCCGTGATCATGAAACAAAATTCCCAGCAAAAGAAAAATTCTATGCTGACTTACAAAACTACCTAGCAACCAGTTTAAAACCAACCTCTCCCGTCCTGATTATGGGTGATTTGAATATTAGCCCAACAGATAAAGATATTGGTATTGGCGAGAATAATATGAAACGCTGGTTAAAAACAGGAAAATGCTCTTTCCTACCTGAAGAGCGTGAATGGCTGGCAACATTGATGGGCTGGGGATTAACAGATACTTTCCGCCAACAACATCCTCAAATAGATGATAAATTCTCATGGTTTGATTATCGTTCTAAAGGATTTGATGACAACCGTGGACTACGTATCGATTTACTCTTAGCCAGTCGTTGTTTAGCGGATAATTGTATTTCAACAGGAATTGATTACGATATTCGAGGAATGGAAAAACCATCCGATCATGCACCTGTATGGGCTGAATTTAAAATCTAA